Sequence from the Deltaproteobacteria bacterium genome:
TACCTGCTGAATAGGTATATCAAGCGCATCAGCAAGCTCGTTTACGGTCATTCTATCTTGCTTGCAAAGCAAGTATAGCAAGACATGGGAATGGAAATAAATTCGATAGCTAATATCGATAAACCGGTAATCAAATCCGGTATTTCCGGTATCTCATACCGCTTAAATCGATTTAAATACGGAATGTAAGGGTATCGAAATCCGATATACCGGTAACGATACTCGATAGTCTCCGATAGGTTTACCGGTAATCACTGGACGGTAACTGGATGATAAACGATTTACGTCCGGTAGATTATACCGGTATACCGGTCTGAAACCGGTATCGATATTCGATTTTACCGGTTAGAAAACGATTTCAAACGTTCTTTACATATAAATAAATCCAAATTACCGGTCTTTAATCGATTTACGTTCCGTAGCTCACACCGAAATACCGATCTTAAATCGATTTGTATCGGATGCTCTCTGATTCACTTGCTATATTTTATGATATTGTTCGATTCATTTACGATGACTTAATATCTTTCTATAGCTTGTAAGATATTCTCCATCTTATCCGGTACCCGTCCGATTATGAAGAATCAATAACTTACGTATTCTGCATTTATCAATTACATGGAATTTCAAATAGTTCCGATAAGCATCAATGTTCCTTAATGACATCTATATAGGATACCAATATCCTCATTAACATATAGCCATTGATAGCCTTAACTGCTATTATAAGCCCTGCCATAGCCTTATGATAAGGTTATATAATTTATTTAAGACATATATATATCAACCTTGATATGGTTGATATGCTCTTATAGGTATTCTTAGGCTTAATGCTTTACTACTATTATATATAAAACCTGCCATAGCCCTATGATAAGGCATGATATACATCAATGGTTATCATACTGCCTACTTTTGATATACCGCCTGTAAACATGCTATAAGAATAATAGGGGTACAATAAGACTTCTATTATGAATATTAAAATAAATAAGATTGGATTGTATATCTTTCTTGCTGTAATTTTTATTACTTACTTCTTTATCAGATTGCCTGAGCTTAAAGATGCTTTTTCCATAGGTATGTCTAAGCCAGGGGATTTTATCCAGGATTATATGGCAGGCAAGCAGCTTCTTATGGGAAAAACCTTATATCCATCCAATTACAGGGAAATGGATGAACTTCCACAACCAAAGAACCAAACACATTCAATACTGAAAAACAAATTAATAGATGCGCATCCGCCATTTGCAGCAATTCTGTTATTTCCTTTATGGTTTTTAAATTACCATAATGCGATATTCTTATGGGTTATCATAACGATATTGTGTATGGTTTTGATAATTGCTTTATTGCTTAAATCTGAAAGTATCCCATTGGTATACATCCCTTTAGTATCTTTATTTGTTCTTGCATGGGCTCCTTTTCAAATAAACCTTTCCAATGGTCAAATATCTATTCTTGTTACCTTGTTTGTCATAGCGGGATGGTACTTTTTAAAAAGGGAAAGAGAAAACCTTGCCGGTATTTTCATTGCACTCGGCACAATGCTTAAGTTTTATCCCGGACTTTTAATAATATACTTACTCATCAATAAAAAGTATAAAGCGTTCTTGTCCGCTACAATTGGTATAGGCTTTATTCTTATTCTCTCATACCTTATCACAAAGCACGACCTTTTTTACTTCATTTTTAACGTATTGCCCGGGGATATTCAACGCTGTGAAATTGTCTTCGGGAATACTTCTTTCAATGGATTTTTCACGCAATTGTTTCTGCATTTGCAACCATACGGTAACACTAAAGCCTATATACCCGTGGTGAACCGATTTGACAGAAATTTATATCTCTATGGTACAGAGGCATTGTTCCTGTTATATTGGGTCTACAGCATCAATAAATATAATTACGATAATGACACAGGATTTTCAGTGTTTATTATTTCATCTCTCCTCTTGTCTCCGCTCTGCTGGAATCATTATTTGACACTCTTATTGCTTCCCTTGGTTGTTTTTGCAAAAGAACTACTAAAGAAAAGGACTATCTCTGAAGTCGTTATCTTCTTAACGGCACTGTTTTTTATATCCATCGATACCAGTTCTGTTTATTTTTTTAAAGCTCTTTATGTCGTGCGTGGTTTCATTCCCGGCCATCCGTGGAGTTTCTTTTATAGAATGACTTTTTATTTGCTACCATTTTACGGCATGGTGCTCTTATTGATCTTGAATTTTAGATTGATCAAACAGTCTCAAAAATCCACAAGTGAACATCCAGCCAACCAAAGTTAATATTGCTCGTTATACATAATTAAGCATAATTAACTGTGATCGCTTTTGTGATCAGAATTAGGCTCAAACGGTAAAAACAGGTAGTAAGCCATAGTAACACATAAAAGACCGATGATCCGCTTCTGATAAGGGTTTGCACGGAATTAACCTTATCTTTCAAAACCTTATAAACTCTACCGACAGCGGGTTCAACTCCCGCCGCCTCCATTCTTTACAAGGTTCTGAAATTTAATGCTTACTATCCGCAAAGCTGTATCGGTAAAGAATGGTTCCTGCTTCCGTTTGTTAAAGTTCTCTTGTTTTGATATACTCTAGAGTGAGAATCATGATGTCCATACTGTTCACGTCGTATAAGATTGGAAAAATAGAGATCAAGAACCGGTTTGTCAAATCCGCAACATACGAAAGTATGTCAAGACCGGACGGTGTAGTGACGGAAAAACTCATTACCATGTATAAGCTTCTTGCAAAGTCAGACGTAGGGCTTATCATTCCCGGGTTCATGAACGTCCATCCCTACGGCAAGGCCATGCCTTTCCAGACAGGTATCTCCAGTGATGCGATGATACCGGGCCTGCGGAGACTCACGGACACGGTGCATGAATATGGTTCAAAGATATTTTTCCAGCTCGCCCACGCCGGTATGCAGACCAGCAAAGAGGTTTTCGGCAGAACCCCTATGGGGCCTTCAGGAACGCGGCGGGACCCCGTCTATTTGTTCAAACCGGCCAGAATGACACAGGACGACATCAGAACCGCTATCCGCGCTTTCAGCGATGCTGCACAGCGTGCGGCAGAGGCAGGGGCGGATGGTGTGCAGATCCATGCTGCGCACGGGTACTTGATCAGCCAGTTCCTTTCACCATTTTTAAATGACCGGGATGATGAATGGGGAGGCTCGGATGAAAACCGTTTCCGGCTCATGAGGGAAGTGCTGATGGCAGTCAGAAAGTCGCTGCCGCCGGACATGCCGGTCATCGTCAAGATCAATGTCAACGACTTTGCACCCAAGGACGGTGTAAAGCCTGAACTGGCAAAAAAGTACTGCGCCTGGCTCGCAGCATTAAAGGTCGACGGTCTTGAAATCAGCTGTTCACTGCCGGTTTACTCTTTCATGAACATGGTCAGGGGTGATGTGCCTGTTCGCGAGCTCACCAGGGCATTTCCTCTCTGGAAAAGGCCTGTAGCCTGGGTCATGACGAAAAGACTCGAAGGCAAATATAACCTTGAAGAAGGATACAACCTCGAAGGTGCAAAGATCATAAGATCTGCAACGGGCAACATTCCTTTGATCGTTGTGGGAGGTATGCGGTCACTCGGGTTTATGGAGAAACAGCTGCTCGAAGGCACATTGGATTTCATTTCCATGGCGCGCCCGTTCATACGGGAGCCTGACCTGGTAAAACGGTTCAAGCAGGGAAAAGCGGTGGCAGCGTCCTGCGTGTCGTGCAATCAATGTTTTGCTGCCATGATGAACAAGCTGCCGCTCCGATGCTACAATAAAAACCTTTGAAAAATGCGACGGGTACGGCACATGAAACGTGAAATGGCAGCCCTGTGATTTTCCTAAAATGAGGGTAAAGACATGGATAAAACAAATATCGATTTTTCACAAATAGCCGAAAAATATGAGCGGTATTCTTCAGTGCAAAAATCCGCGGCAGATATACTGTTA
This genomic interval carries:
- a CDS encoding NADH:flavin oxidoreductase, with translation MSILFTSYKIGKIEIKNRFVKSATYESMSRPDGVVTEKLITMYKLLAKSDVGLIIPGFMNVHPYGKAMPFQTGISSDAMIPGLRRLTDTVHEYGSKIFFQLAHAGMQTSKEVFGRTPMGPSGTRRDPVYLFKPARMTQDDIRTAIRAFSDAAQRAAEAGADGVQIHAAHGYLISQFLSPFLNDRDDEWGGSDENRFRLMREVLMAVRKSLPPDMPVIVKINVNDFAPKDGVKPELAKKYCAWLAALKVDGLEISCSLPVYSFMNMVRGDVPVRELTRAFPLWKRPVAWVMTKRLEGKYNLEEGYNLEGAKIIRSATGNIPLIVVGGMRSLGFMEKQLLEGTLDFISMARPFIREPDLVKRFKQGKAVAASCVSCNQCFAAMMNKLPLRCYNKNL
- a CDS encoding DUF2029 domain-containing protein, which translates into the protein MNIKINKIGLYIFLAVIFITYFFIRLPELKDAFSIGMSKPGDFIQDYMAGKQLLMGKTLYPSNYREMDELPQPKNQTHSILKNKLIDAHPPFAAILLFPLWFLNYHNAIFLWVIITILCMVLIIALLLKSESIPLVYIPLVSLFVLAWAPFQINLSNGQISILVTLFVIAGWYFLKRERENLAGIFIALGTMLKFYPGLLIIYLLINKKYKAFLSATIGIGFILILSYLITKHDLFYFIFNVLPGDIQRCEIVFGNTSFNGFFTQLFLHLQPYGNTKAYIPVVNRFDRNLYLYGTEALFLLYWVYSINKYNYDNDTGFSVFIISSLLLSPLCWNHYLTLLLLPLVVFAKELLKKRTISEVVIFLTALFFISIDTSSVYFFKALYVVRGFIPGHPWSFFYRMTFYLLPFYGMVLLLILNFRLIKQSQKSTSEHPANQS